Genomic segment of Kibdelosporangium phytohabitans:
CCGCGAAGGTGCGCACGGCCGCGTTCGCGTGCTTCGCCATCGCGTGTGTCGCAGGGCTCGTCCTGGTCGTCACCAGTGGCCAGTGGTGGTTGCTCGCTGTGGGCGTCGTCTGCCTGCTCGGCGCGTGGTACTACACCGGCGGCAAGAACCCGTACGGCTACCTCGGTCTCGGTGAGGTGGCGGTGTTCCTGTTCTTCGGCCCGGTCGCCGTGCTCGGCACGCTGTATGTCCAAGCTGGACGGATCACGTGGCTCGCCGTGATCACGTCCGTCGCGCTCGGGTGCTTCTCCGCCGCTGTGCTGGCCGCCAACAACCTGCGTGACCTGCCAGGCGACAGTGAGGCCGGCAAGCGCACGATGGCCGTACGGCTCGGCGACTCGGGGACGCGCAACTTCTACAGCCTGCTCGCGCTGGTGCCGTTCGTGGTCACGTTCGTGCTCGCGTTCACCGTCAGCCCGTGGTTCCTGCTCGGTGTGGCGGCCGGCCTGCAGATCTCGCCCAGTGTCCGCACTGTCTACAGTGGCGCGACCGGGCCGTCGCTCATCCCGGTGCTCAAGGACACCGCGCTGGCGATGCTGGTCTGGGCCGTCGCCACCACTGTGGCGTTCGTGATCTCATGACGGCCAGCGGCCGGTTTCGAAGAAGTCGGCCAGGATCCGGTGGTACGGCTCGAGGTCGAGATCGTTCGCCTCGACCCACGCGTCGTCGTAGTACGTGTGCGCGTAGCGTTCGCCGCCGTCGCAGAGCAGTGTGACCACGCTGCCCTGCTTGCCCGCCGCGACCATCTCGGCGATCACCTCGAACGCGCCCCACAGGTTCGTGCCGGTCGACCCACCGACGCGGCGGCCCAGAGTCGGTTCGACGTAACGGATCGCGGCGATCGACGCGGCGTCCGGCACCTTGATCATCCGGTCGATCACCTGGCCGACGAACGACGGCTCCACGCGTGGCCTGCCGATGCCCTCGATGCGTGACCCGCGGCAGCCGGTGAGCTCGGGCAGGGTGTCGCGCCACGCGTCGAAGAACACCGAGCGCTCCGGGTCGACGACCGCGAGGTGTGTGCGCATCGACTGGTAGCGCAGGTAACGACCGATCGTCGCGCTCGTGCCGCCGGTGCCCGCGCCGACGACCACCCATGCCGGTTCGGGGTGCGGTTCCAGCTGCATCTGCTGGAACATCGACTCGGCGATGTTGTTGTTGCCGCGCCAGTCCGTCGCGCGCTCGGCGTGCGTGAACTGGTCCATGAAGTGACCGTTGAGCTCGTTGGCCAGCCGCCGTGACTCGGTGTACATGGCGCTCGGCTCGTCGACGAAGTGGCACCGGCCGCCCTGGTGCTCGATCAACGTCACCTTCTCGGTGCTCGTCGACGCGGGCATGACCGCGATGAACGGCAGGTCCAGCAGCCGCGCGAAGTACGCCTCGGACACCGCTGTCGAGCCGGAGGACGCTTCGATCACCGGGGTGCCCTCGGTGATCCAGCCGTTGCACAGCGCGTACAGGAACAGCGAGCGCGCGAGGCGGTGCTTCAACGAGCCGGTGGGGTGGGTCGACTCGTCCTTCAGGTAGAGCCGCACGCCCCATTCCGTGGGCAGCGGGAAGGGCAGCAGGTGGGTGTCGGCGCTGCGGTTGGCGTCCGCATCGATGATCCGCACGGCCTCGCAGACCCAGTCGCGGGTGGTCTCGCTACATCGGTCGATTGTGGTCACGCATGCACACTAAGCGCAGTTCACGCGGCACGACCACCTCGGTAGCTGTCGTCCGCGCCACCTGGCAGGTACTCGGGGTGGTTGTCCCGCATGAAGACGATCAGCTTCTCCCTGACCTCACAGCGCAGGTCCCACGCGCTGGCGGCGTCGGCGGCGGACGCGAGCACGCGCACGACCATCGTCCACGGTGTGGAGTCCACGACCTGGAGGACCCATTCGCGCCGGTCCCACAGCTCGGACGCCTCCACGATCCGCCTGGCCTCGACGCGCAGCTCCTCCACCGGGGCGCGGTAGTCCAGGTGCAGCTGGATCGCGCCGATCACGCGGGTCTCGTGGCGCGTCCAGTTCTGGAACGGGGTCTTGGTGAAGTACGTCGTCGGCAGCACCAGCCTGCGTTCGTCCCACAGCTGGACCACGACGAAGGTCAGCGTCATCTCCTCGATGCGGCCCCATTCCCCTTCGACGACAACGACATCGTCGTAGCGCAGCGAATCCGTCAGCGCCAGCTGCATCCCGGCGAAGACGTTGGTCAGCGTGGTCTGCGCGGCCAGACCGGCGATCACCCCGAGGATCCCGGCCGAGGCGAGCAGTGACGCGCCGAGCGTGCGCAGTTCGGTGAAGGTCATGAACATCGAGGCGATCGCGATGACGGTGATCGTCGCGGTGGTCAGCCTGCGCATCAGCGCCACCTGCGTGCGCAGGCGCCTGACCCGCCGGTTGTCGGGGACGTCGACCTTCAGCCGTTGCAGGACGAAGTCCTCGATCACGAAGAGGACCTTGACCACCAGCCACGCGGCCACGACGAGCAGCGCGAGCAGCAGGGCGTGCCGGATCCCGGTGATCACGCGGTTGTCGAACTCGAACAGCACGATGTAGTTCGCCGCCACGACGAGCACGGCGACGAACGGCTTGTGGCAGTTCTCGTGCAGCTTCGTCAGTGTCCGCCGGTAGCGGCGGCGTGCCACGAAACGAACGAGCACTCCTGTCAGCCAGCCCGCCAGCAGCGCGGCCACGGTCGCGACAGCAACAGATAGGACTATTTGCCAGAACACGCTTCCCACACTGAGGGATCAGGGTGGTGTTGGCGAATCGACAGCATTGGCTCGTGTGGCGAAGAACTCGGTTTCGGCCTCGGTCGGGGCCAGTCGGGCGGCCTGGCGGTCGGCCTCGGCCGCCTCCGTGACACGTCCCAGTGCACGCAGGAACTCCGCGCGGGCGGCGGGGTACAGGTAGTAGTGGCTCAGCTCGGCCGAGAGCCGGTCCGCCTCGGCCAGACCCGCTGCCGGGCCGTGGATCTCGGCCATCGCCACCGCGCGTCCCAACGCGGCCGTCGCCGACGGGTGGACCGCCACGAGCTCGTCGTACAGGGCAAGGATTTGCGGCCAGTCGGTGTCCGCGTAGGCCGGGGCTTCGGCGTGCACAGCGGCGATCGCCGCCTGCAACGCGTACGGTCCACCGCCGCGCAAAGCCCGTGCCACCAAGGGAAGCGTGTCGTCGATGGCGGCGCGGTCCCAGAGCGAACGGTCCTGGGCCGCCAGCGGAACGGTTTGGCCGTCACGCGACCGGGCCGCGGCGCGGGCTTCGGTGAGCCGGATCAACGCGAGCAGGCCGAGCACCTCGGGGTCCGGCAGCAGTGACGCGAGCAGCTCGGCCAGTTCCACGGCACGGTCGGCGGAACCGGCCGTGTAGACCAGGTACACCACGGCCAGCACCGCGGGCAGGCGGGCAGTGAGGTCGTCGGGGACCTGGAACGGGATCGCCGCCGCGCGGATCTTCTTCTTCGCCGTGGTCAGCCGGGCGGCCATGGTCGCGTGCGGGACGAGGAACAGCCGCGCGATCTCGCTCGCCCGCAGCCCGCACACCAGCCGCAAGGTCAGCGCCACGCGGGCGTTCATGGCCAGCGCGGGATGGCAGCACATGAAGATCAGCCGCAGCCGGTGGTCCTGGATCACCGGCGGGTCGTCGCCGGGTACGACGAGCAACGGCAGCTTGCGGGCCAACGCGTCGGCGCGG
This window contains:
- a CDS encoding 1,4-dihydroxy-2-naphthoate polyprenyltransferase; amino-acid sequence: MATVAQWMAGARVRTLPNSIAPVLVGSGATVEIGGFVWWKAVLALIVALAFQVGVNYANDYSDGIRGTDAERVGPLRLVGSGLVPPAKVRTAAFACFAIACVAGLVLVVTSGQWWLLAVGVVCLLGAWYYTGGKNPYGYLGLGEVAVFLFFGPVAVLGTLYVQAGRITWLAVITSVALGCFSAAVLAANNLRDLPGDSEAGKRTMAVRLGDSGTRNFYSLLALVPFVVTFVLAFTVSPWFLLGVAAGLQISPSVRTVYSGATGPSLIPVLKDTALAMLVWAVATTVAFVIS
- a CDS encoding mechanosensitive ion channel family protein; its protein translation is MAALLAGWLTGVLVRFVARRRYRRTLTKLHENCHKPFVAVLVVAANYIVLFEFDNRVITGIRHALLLALLVVAAWLVVKVLFVIEDFVLQRLKVDVPDNRRVRRLRTQVALMRRLTTATITVIAIASMFMTFTELRTLGASLLASAGILGVIAGLAAQTTLTNVFAGMQLALTDSLRYDDVVVVEGEWGRIEEMTLTFVVVQLWDERRLVLPTTYFTKTPFQNWTRHETRVIGAIQLHLDYRAPVEELRVEARRIVEASELWDRREWVLQVVDSTPWTMVVRVLASAADAASAWDLRCEVREKLIVFMRDNHPEYLPGGADDSYRGGRAA
- a CDS encoding PLP-dependent cysteine synthase family protein, whose amino-acid sequence is MTTIDRCSETTRDWVCEAVRIIDADANRSADTHLLPFPLPTEWGVRLYLKDESTHPTGSLKHRLARSLFLYALCNGWITEGTPVIEASSGSTAVSEAYFARLLDLPFIAVMPASTSTEKVTLIEHQGGRCHFVDEPSAMYTESRRLANELNGHFMDQFTHAERATDWRGNNNIAESMFQQMQLEPHPEPAWVVVGAGTGGTSATIGRYLRYQSMRTHLAVVDPERSVFFDAWRDTLPELTGCRGSRIEGIGRPRVEPSFVGQVIDRMIKVPDAASIAAIRYVEPTLGRRVGGSTGTNLWGAFEVIAEMVAAGKQGSVVTLLCDGGERYAHTYYDDAWVEANDLDLEPYHRILADFFETGRWPS
- a CDS encoding RNA polymerase sigma factor; protein product: MTHPALEQAHRRDWAAVLAATMRLTRDFDAAEDAVQEAFEAAVVAWQRDGVPPNAVGWLTTTAKRKALDRMRRADALARKLPLLVVPGDDPPVIQDHRLRLIFMCCHPALAMNARVALTLRLVCGLRASEIARLFLVPHATMAARLTTAKKKIRAAAIPFQVPDDLTARLPAVLAVVYLVYTAGSADRAVELAELLASLLPDPEVLGLLALIRLTEARAAARSRDGQTVPLAAQDRSLWDRAAIDDTLPLVARALRGGGPYALQAAIAAVHAEAPAYADTDWPQILALYDELVAVHPSATAALGRAVAMAEIHGPAAGLAEADRLSAELSHYYLYPAARAEFLRALGRVTEAAEADRQAARLAPTEAETEFFATRANAVDSPTPP